From the Marispirochaeta aestuarii genome, the window GCTCAGTAGGATAGAGCGACTGCCTCCTAAGCAGTAGGTCATGCGTTCGAATCGCGTCGGGGGTAAAAAAATAGCCGGCCTTTTGGCCGGTTATTTTTTTATGCCTGATGTGTGCTGAACGCATGACAGCGTTGAGAATCGCGCCAAGCAGTTCGCAACGCGAACTGCAAGCCCAAGCTTGCGGCAGGGTTTTCCGCAGGAAAATCCCGAGAGCAAGCGCAGCGGCCCGGGGCACGTGTTTATCCCCCCGCCGAACGCATGACAGCGTTGAGAATCGCGCCCAGCAGTTCGCAACGCGAACTGCCAGCCCAAGCTTGCGGCAGGCGGAAGCGTCAGCGTCCGCCGAGAGCAAGCGCAGCGGTCGGGGGCACGTGTTTATCCCCCTGCCGAACGCATGCATGCGTTCGAATCGCGCCCGGCAATCCGCTCCTGCGGATTGCAAGCCCAAGCTTGCGGCAGGGTTTTCCGCAGGAAAATCCCGAGAGCAAGCGCAGCGGTCGGGGGCACGTGTTTATCCCCCTGCCGAACGCATGACAGCGGTGAGAATCACGCCCAGCAGTTCGCAACGCGAACTGCCAGCCCAAGCTTGCGGCAGGGTTTTCCAAAGGAAAATCCCGGGAGCAAGCGCCGGATCGATATGCTCCTGATTCGATTCTTTCAAAATACTCCCTTCGGGTGTATTATTTATACAGGGCTGCAGGCATGAAAAAAAACCTTTTGCTGCTCATTCTCTTCCTTGTTCTTATCGACACTCTCACCGCACTTTCGGGAATTGAACTCTATAACCAGGGACGCCTGTATGAGGCAAAAGAGGCCCTGGAACATGCAGTCCAGTCCCACCGGGCGGGAGTAGCGGAAATGGCTGTCCTTGGCATGACCTATACCCGCCTTGGAATGTATTCAAAGGCGGAGCAGATACTGGATGAGGCCCTTGCCCGGGCACCGGAGGATCCCCGGGTGCTCAATGCACTGGCCATGCTGGAGTTCAGCACCGGCAATTATTCGGCTGCTTTCGACTGGCTCGACCGCACCGGGAAGGGGGGGGACGAATTTTCCCCGGAGCACGCAAACCCTGGTTGAGACACTCATTAATCGGGCAGTTCATCTGTACCAGGAGGGGAATTTCGACCAGGCTGCCGGGGCCCTGGAGGAGGCCCGCAAACTGGACCCGATCAATCCACGGGTCATTGCCATGCTTATCCAGCTGCACAGGCAGGAGGGACATTCCGAAGGACTCATAGAGCTGTACCGGGATTTTGTTAAATTAGAGCCGGAGAATGCACAGGCCCATGCCGAACTGGGGGTTCTCCTGGAAGAAACCGGCCAATCCTCAGCCGCGGAAGCATCATTTCTGCAGGCTGAACTCTACGGCACCGATGAGCCCTATCCCTACCTGTACCTGGCACTTCGCGCAGTCCAGGGCCAGGTACCGCTTTCGGAGCTGCGCACCCGGCTCCATCTGGCTATCGGGAAGGCCGTCCACAAGATTGCTTCTATCCGGCTCCAGGCGGCCGGGACCTTTCAACAACACAAGGGAGACCTGAGCACCGAGGAACTCGAAGCATTACAGGAGCTTACAAGCCATACTGAACAACCGAAACAGATACTCAGAGAGTCCCTTGTCCTGCTGAAAGAGAGTTACTCCCGGCCGGCGGAGTACAAACTGGACCTGCAGCGGCTGATTGAATGGTATCCCCACAGTATAGAGCTACGTTGTACCCTGGGCAGCTTCATGGAGGAGCAGTCCCGTCATGACGAAGCTCTCGCACACTGGCGGGAGATGATCTCAGATTTCCCGACCTTAGCCGAAGCCCATGCTGGAATGGCCCGCAGTCTGAATGCCCTCGACCAAAATCAGGCGGCAAAGGTGGCTTACCGCCGGGCACGGGATCTCGACCCGGAAAACCCCGGGTTGTACCGTGGGCTGTATCAGCTATACGCCGCCGAAGGACGGAAGCAGGAGCTGCTGCAGCTGTATGCAGATATTTACGAGCGGGAACGCACCAATTCAACGCTTATCCGTTCCTGGGCCGAACTGGAGGAAGATCTCGGACTCACGGAACAGGCCACGGTCCACCGCCTCCGGGCTGCTGAGCTGGAGCAGCGTCGGGAGAACGGACAGGAGTAACGAAAAAGAATCCACTAAAAATCATACACAAGATTCAACGAAAAAACCCAGTACAGTTTATCTTCGTCATTCTCCTCATAACTGCTCAAAGTAAAATCCCCATTCAGGGAGTACCCTCCCCGGAGAGGAACCTTCACTCCCGAACTGATATCCTGCCGCAGTCCCCGATAGCCGTGGGCTATACCATAATCCGCTGTTAACGAAACTGGAGCTCCCTTTCCCGCGAGAGAAAGCCCGGTGGTATAATGATAGTAGTTCCCTGGATCTCCATCGATGGATACGCGGTTTATCCATTCCCACTGAAATCCGACCCGTCCGGAAAGCGCCTGGTTCAGCGGGAAGGCAACTTTCATCAAGGCCGACGAGAGGATATCGTCTCCGGTGGAATCGCTGCTCACATCCACCGTCTCCGAGGCATCCACCCTGTACTCAATAAAATTGATAAGGGGCTTGACGCTAAGCCCGGCGGCATACTGCTGTTCCCATTGGGCTGGCTCATCCTCTTCCCTGATGCTGGAGAGTGCGGCGGAACTCCGGTAGCTCAGTCCCGGGTCCGGAGAATGACGGAAATCGAGTTCCACCTCCTGGTTCCAGGTTTCCCCCTCCACCTGCCAGACATATCCCCCCTGATACTCCCCATCCAGATTCATCCTCTCCGTCGGCATAAGGGCCGCCTTCAGCTGCCAGTCAATGGTATCCTTTACACGGTCTCCGTTTTCGCTGCGGATAAAGCTTGAAGAACTGTTTCCCGATATCTCCGTAAGTTCTTCTCTACCGTGCCAGCCAAGCAGGAGCAGCAGATCATGGCTCAGGTTCCCGCCCTCGGCCTTTGTAAAGGTATACTCCGGACCGGCAAACCAGCCTTCCGGGGGCAGATAATTCAGCCCTACTCCGCTCCTCCAGGAATTCTGGTAATCTTCATAATCAACCCCTTCTCCACTGCTCCAGGCATCCACCCGGGAAGCTTTAAGAGTGGTATCGAAAAACTCCCGGGGAGCCCAGTTGATTCCCAGACCGGACTCCATGCTGGTGGAGCGCAAATCGGAGCTGTCTGTTTCACTGCGGTTGTAAAGGGGGCTCAGACTCACCAGTACAGCCAGCTGCTCTTGTACAGGCACGGAGACTGTGAGTTTGCCGACGGTGGCAAGACTTTCAGTCATCTCTTCCCTGTCATTTTCATAGTCGAGATTGCCCCGCAGGTCCACACCAAGGGTCCCGATCGTACCGACTGTCTTGAAGCCAAGTTCATCGCTGCGGCTTGATTCAGTCTCTATACCTTCATCCTGGCGGTTTACCCAGACAGATTGATACTCCAGACTCATGGGCATGGTTTCAAGCAGTCCCGATGAAACTGCAGCAGAAAATCGGGCATCCGAATCTTCGGTGGACAGATCTTCAGCAGTACTCAGGCTCTGGCTGAAACCTCCCGAGGTTTTCAATTGAAAACTCTCCAGGTCGAGGGCCAGGGTCCCGTCATACTTCTGATCTTCCTTTACCGCCGACTGTACCCGCAGCGCCGCTGCATCAAAGGAAAGAAGGGCATCGCCGCCCAGAGGCTGCATCAGGGTCACCATGGAATCGGTGGTAAAATCGTACAGTGTATCCCCGCTCTGGTCACGTCCTCCTTTACCGCCGACTGAAATCCTGCCGCTCAAATCCACACGGCCCGACTCCCGGACCTGCACCGGATCAGAATAGGGGTTGCGCCAGGTGGCGCTTCCCGCCTCTTCTCCGGAGGGAGGAGGCTGACGAATAATCTGAACCTGGGGAACGACTGCCTGCAGCGACAGCAGGAGGCTTACGCACACCGCGCCCAGCAGTCGTTCCGGCTTCATCGCACCTGAACCTCCTGCCGCCGGCCTTCATTGCCGGAGGTATCAACGGCGCTCACCGCGTACACAATTCCCGCCCTGCCGCTGCGGTCCAGGTAGGTCGGCCTCCCCTCTATCCGGGCCAGCAGCCGGGTGGGTTTTCCCCCGGGATAATCGGAGCGGTAGACCATATACAGCTTTACATCAGAGTCCGGCGACGGTTCCCAGCGCAATCGAACGCCCCTTTTATCCAGATCCGCCGAAAGTTCCACCGGCGGACGCGGCGGGTTTATATCCGTCGGCACTATCTCCAGGACTATGCTGGGCTCGCCCTCGTTTCCGCTGCTGTCCAGGGCTGTTACCTGATACGAATAGGGAATTCCCCGTTCAACTCCTTCATCCAGCCACTGGACAGCTGTTGCAGGCATCTCCGCCACCACGGTGTAACGCCTGCCCTGGCTGCGGTAAATGCGGTATCCGGCAAGGTCGAAGCAGAGCAGAGGCTGCCAGGAGATCCGCACCGAACCTTCTCTGGTGGGGCGCAGCGCAAAGCCTGCGGGGCTCCCGGGGGGGATCTTGTCGGGTATAGTTACTGCAACCACCTCCCTGGGCCCCTCGTTATAGGAGGCATCCACGGCGGATACCCCGTAGACCAGGGATTTTCCCGGTTCCAGGCCGCGCTCAGCATAACCGGAATCGGTATATGAGACCCGCCGGTCGGGCTGAAGCGGAGAGGCGGTGATCCTCATCAGGGTGGAGGCATCCGCTCCGCTGTAGACGTAGTATCCGGACAGGTCCGCATCCGACGGGCCCCGCCAGGAAAGCTCCACGCTGCGGGCCTCTTCGTCCACCCTGGCGGACAGTCTTTCAACTGCCCCGGGCGGCTGCATATCCTCCGCCAGCAGCGGGGCCGGACCGGAGAGGGGGCTCTCGTTTCCCCGGCTGTCCACCGCGCGTACCCGGTAATAGACCGGGACTCCCCGGGGAGCATCCTGGTCCACAAAGCGCGGTTTATCGTATGAGACGGGCCTGTCGTTCAGCTGCTCCAGGTCTGCCTCGTCATCCACCGAGAAGCTGCGAAAAACATCGTAGTGGCTTACATCCAGCTCCGGCGACATTTTCCAGATAAGCAGGACGTCGTCTCCCCGGTCCCGGGCTTTCAGACCCGTGGGTACCAGGGGTGCCGTTGTGTCTTCGATGCGCAGCTCCCCGCTTTCTGTCCGGGAGCTGATGACACCGATGATATCCTGGGCGACTACCCCATAGGTATAGCGCTCACCGATCTGCACCTTGTCGTCAAAGGCGTTCAGATAGCCGTCGATTCTCAGGACTGGTGCAGGACTCAGAACTTCGAAGGGCCCGCTGCCGCGACGCCGCAGTACGACAAATCCTGCGGTCATGTCCTCCTCGCCCCCTGCGAAGGCAGGATATTCCCACTGGATGGATACAATACCGTCCGAGTATTCCGCCGTCACCTTTTTCGGCGCCGGCGGCTGTTCGGCATCGCCGAGGCGTATTCGTTTCTCATACCGGCCGATCTCGTCCCCGGAGGAGTCGAAAAGCAGGACTCGATAATCATAGCGCTGTCCGGATTCAACATTGGTGTCGACCCAGGTTCGTCCAAGGGCCAGGCGCAGACCATGGCTCAGAAGAGCATACGCCTGGGCCAGGTTCCGGTCCATCCTGAGCCTGCGCCAGACCACCTGGGGATCCATACTGTCCAGCTTCCGGGAAATCCAGCGGAAGTCGCTGCCCATCAGCTGCACCGCTTCATGAGCGTTCTCTGCAGCAGTCACCGGCTCCGGGGTCTGCAGCTCATAATCGCGGTCCCGGCGCCCCTTTCGATAGACCCTGAAAGCATGCACGGTGGGGGGAGTATCTCCCAATACCACCAGTATTCTGTCAGTGGCCGGGACCAGGTAGAC encodes:
- a CDS encoding tetratricopeptide repeat protein produces the protein MKKNLLLLILFLVLIDTLTALSGIELYNQGRLYEAKEALEHAVQSHRAGVAEMAVLGMTYTRLGMYSKAEQILDEALARAPEDPRVLNALAMLEFSTGNYSAAFDWLDRTGKGGDEFSPEHANPG
- a CDS encoding tetratricopeptide repeat protein, with the protein product MHWPCWSSAPAIIRLLSTGSTAPGRGGTNFPRSTQTLVETLINRAVHLYQEGNFDQAAGALEEARKLDPINPRVIAMLIQLHRQEGHSEGLIELYRDFVKLEPENAQAHAELGVLLEETGQSSAAEASFLQAELYGTDEPYPYLYLALRAVQGQVPLSELRTRLHLAIGKAVHKIASIRLQAAGTFQQHKGDLSTEELEALQELTSHTEQPKQILRESLVLLKESYSRPAEYKLDLQRLIEWYPHSIELRCTLGSFMEEQSRHDEALAHWREMISDFPTLAEAHAGMARSLNALDQNQAAKVAYRRARDLDPENPGLYRGLYQLYAAEGRKQELLQLYADIYERERTNSTLIRSWAELEEDLGLTEQATVHRLRAAELEQRRENGQE
- a CDS encoding fibronectin type III domain-containing protein yields the protein MKQVRVCTGLFLLCASVLLAQDAPLVYLVPATDRILVVLGDTPPTVHAFRVYRKGRRDRDYELQTPEPVTAAENAHEAVQLMGSDFRWISRKLDSMDPQVVWRRLRMDRNLAQAYALLSHGLRLALGRTWVDTNVESGQRYDYRVLLFDSSGDEIGRYEKRIRLGDAEQPPAPKKVTAEYSDGIVSIQWEYPAFAGGEEDMTAGFVVLRRRGSGPFEVLSPAPVLRIDGYLNAFDDKVQIGERYTYGVVAQDIIGVISSRTESGELRIEDTTAPLVPTGLKARDRGDDVLLIWKMSPELDVSHYDVFRSFSVDDEADLEQLNDRPVSYDKPRFVDQDAPRGVPVYYRVRAVDSRGNESPLSGPAPLLAEDMQPPGAVERLSARVDEEARSVELSWRGPSDADLSGYYVYSGADASTLMRITASPLQPDRRVSYTDSGYAERGLEPGKSLVYGVSAVDASYNEGPREVVAVTIPDKIPPGSPAGFALRPTREGSVRISWQPLLCFDLAGYRIYRSQGRRYTVVAEMPATAVQWLDEGVERGIPYSYQVTALDSSGNEGEPSIVLEIVPTDINPPRPPVELSADLDKRGVRLRWEPSPDSDVKLYMVYRSDYPGGKPTRLLARIEGRPTYLDRSGRAGIVYAVSAVDTSGNEGRRQEVQVR